The stretch of DNA GGATTCTGGTAGTGAGCATAAAGCTTTGTACAGGACAAAATAAAGATGCATCCAAACAGCTAAAAGTAAAAACTAGTGTCAATGCAACGCTGAAAAGTAGAAATGCTTGCAGCCATCAAAACAAATATGAAATGACTACGAAGAACTTGTAAACCAACTAATTTCTCATGAcgtttgcaaaatctttttttgCATTAAGTTAGAAGTTCTGCACAAAGGATACCGGATACGActaccaaacaaaaaaaaacaaggcaGACGTACACTGCATATGTTTTAGGACCAGAGTGCAGATAAGTACTAGAACTAGTAATTGGTAGCTAACATACACCTACTGATATAATTTGCCATTACTGCAGTACCAAGCTCGTTACTACAATTTGTTTTCCAGTATCATCGTGCAGCAAGCTTGGACATTATCTCCTTCACAAGAGCAGGACAGCTTTTAACCAGATGCTCAAACCCATCTGTTGCCATGACCTCCTCCAGCGCATGACGAGATACAAGGAACTCAATGCAAGCCTCCTTGAGAGCACGGCAATGATGCTGCTCAGCCAACACCAGCGTGGTCGCGGCCGTGCTCACGTCAAGGTGCCGGCACAAAGTATCCTCACAGATCAGCCTGAGCCTCTGCATGTCGTACCTGTCCGCCGCTTCCAGCAGGTGCTGGGCCATCACGGCCTCCTCTTGCTCCATCTGCGGCAGCGAGTCGGTGTAGACGAAGTGGAGCAAGGCCTTGAACACCTGAGGCAACATGTCATCAACCCGGACGCAGTCCCCTGTGGCGGCGCCCTCTTTCATGGCACCCCACAGCTCTGCCTTGAAGACCCGCGACCGGGCCGCGAGGAGAAACCTGTGCGCGCTGAATTCTTCGCCGGCGACTTGGAACGTGACGTCGGCGCCCTCTTTGCTCACGAGGAGATCGCCGAGATGCCGATCCAGGTCAGGTGGTGGCACTGGCACTGCGAGACAAGAACCAAGCGGTGATTTTGCAATCCTGTCCTCCGTGCGGAGCTCGTGAGGAATAATGATGTCGCAGCTGATCTTGAAGCAATCCTTGGAGAGGTGCTCCGACTTCTCCAGGAGCTCCCTCTTAACGAACTCAGTGAAGCCGTACCCTGAGCCGCTGGGGGAAAACTCGCTCAGGGTTGTGGTACGGGTGTATGATGGCACTGGTTTCCCATCCCGATCGAGCAAATCGAACTTGGCTCGCGCCATCACAGGCTCTCCGATGCTCGCGTCGAGGTGGAGGAAGACGGATATGAAGTCGGCATACTTGGAGGTCTGGCCGTTGGGGTAGTAGTTGATGTACCAGCGGCGACCCCCCGCACTGAAAGGGCGAGACTCGATGTGGAGCAGGTGCTGCCCCGTGACGGCTTCCCCGACGATGGCCGAGGCGGAGCGGGGCTCGCCATCGCCAACCGCGGCGGATTCCGGCGCTGGCattggcggcggggaggggatgcggaacggcggccggcgagggttTTGCCGCTTGGGCTGGTTTTGTGCTGGGTTTTGCAAAACACACCTTCATGAAATCAGAAGTTCGATGTTTCGATGATGACTATGATTTTAGAGCAACATGATTTTTTTCTCTTATTATTTCTACACAATATCATTGCAAAACAGATGGAGCTTCAGACCCAGACCCACGGGACTGTGCACACTGCATACTCCAAAGAAGAATTCCTCTGTAATCCTCCTAGAACTCTAATTTGTGATTTTTATAGGACTCCTACCTTAACAGCCTAGTATCCCACCTTCTGGACTAAATAAAGGAGGACGGGTAACGAGATCGGCATAGGCTCGATAGAACCAATAATATGCTCAACAGAGCACAACATCTCAACGCAGGGCACAATATACCAAACCACCACATAGAACGTAGGATATTCCGCTATCCTGGCAcctcgaacctgtctaaatttgtgTCTTGTGTTCGTGCATTTACCTTTAAGTTTCAAATCTCAGCGATTTCTCACCAAATAATCTCCTACCTTGGGGTAATCAAACAATCCGATGTGATGTGACATTTATGAGGTAAAGTTTTTGCATATTTCGGcacacatttgaagtactaaacgtgGACTAACTCAAAAAATAAATTAAGATTTTGTctgtaaactgcgagacgaatttaataagactaattaatccgtcattagaacacgtgttactgtagcaatttagtgtctaatcatggcctaattaggctcattagatttggtTGGTAATTTACAGAGCAcgtgttactgtagcaatttagtgtctaatcatagtctaattagactcattagatttgtttggtaatttacaagcaaactatataattagtttttcatttcgtctagatttaatactccatacatgtgccACAAACATTTGATTtgttagttttgaaattttaaattttgcatctaaacaagactCTAGATCAAGAAGCaataaatgtcattgctcttgGAAGCTACGTGAATTGAAGCAAGGGGATCCCTAGACTCTAGATCAAGAAGCAATAAATGTCACTAGAACATTAGACACGCGATGCGCGCCCTACCGTTTAAATAGTCAAATATAAGTAAATCAAAGATAATAAATGTGCAGTACAAAGCAACAAAAAGCGAAGATATTCACTGGCAAAAACATAGCATACTAAATGAAGGTACTTATCTATGCCGAAGTGCAAACTTCTGTAATCACATGATTTGAAAACACTAAATTAACCAAGTTAACCAAGATACGTAAATATGCAAATAACAACAGTTCCAGACCTGAATGATCTAGACAGCATGAAATTCAAAGCCAAGACGATCCAACATGTTACAAACATTCATGATAGAAGTACTAATTATAACAGTTTCGTAGATTAGTTCTTGAATAGCAGAGGTAGCTTCATCATCCATCAACAGAACGAATCTTCACAGAGAGCCTTCACCTTCCCTTGTCACATTTTACCCTGCTTTAATATTTATCATTTGATAATCAAAGAGCAAGTTAgggatgcatttcatatgttaTTTAAACCAACAAATTTGTTTAGTGGTTAATTAAGGTTACTTCAACTAATGAATTTGTTGCAATGGTTCATTTTTTTGTTCACATTAACATGCTTGATCACGGGTTCTTAATTTAAAAAAGAGTAGCCATATTCTTATAATATTACTAAAATAATACACTTATACTTTTTTGTATCCAACGACCATGTGTATCTTCAGTTTTGCTTGTTAAAACATGCTACTAAAGAAAGGTTGGTCCAGTAAGGCTGACTAAAGATACTACTTCTGTAGTTGTTCTGAATCAAGCAAATGCACAAGtagaaagaagaaaatattgCATTTgggttgtgccatgaagtttCATTTTAGAACTCACAGAACAATTACAGTTAGAGAATATCAATATTCAGGAAAAAAAACCTCTACCATCTGAAAGAACTTTTGGAAGCAAATGAATCATCCCAACTTAATTTCCTCAGATTTGGTTGCAGTTTGCAACTCTACTTTGCCACAATATTTAAGAACATTGTTATGTAACTTTCCTTGTAACAGTCAGCTTTAGTCAACCTTTACAACCTGAATTCAAAAACCACATGCATTGACTCTAATGAATTATTAGGAACAATACGAAATGAGACATGATGAAATGAAGTACTAACCGAAACCAAATAAAGGAAAATTTTCAGAGACGCCTTGTTGATTCCCCACGGTACAATGTACAACCAATAGGAGTTTGCCTGCACAATCAAAGAATTCGCAGTTACATAATCAGAGGCAAAACCAACTTTCAGTTCTCCCTGCCTTTGATATTTGTAGGCATCTAGCAGTACACATGCATGAGCGGCAATAGGAACACCGTTTCTTTCATCTGCAGAAAATGTGAGAAGCATATTACTGAATGAGCATCTTGTCACAGTTGACAGGAGCACAAGAAACTGGAAAGTGGTATACGTTCCAAGAATTTGGTGTTGTGGAATCAGAACTTACAGACAAAACCAACATGCCAATCATCCTGGTGCAGTTTGATAGAAGTTATCATGACAAACCTATGCAGTTTGATAGAAAAAGTATTAGAGCTCAATCCATACGGCAATATTTTAGATCCTATGCTAAAGGTAGAACAAACCTATGCAGTTATCCCGAGTACCTAATCAAAAAATATATGGAAGGTTTCACTGCAAGGCCTCTAACTGAATGTTCAGCAAATCTGACGCCAAGCACATAACCATTTTAGTAGAAAGGCATGGCACCTGCTCTGGTCATCGGCAACTCACCTGCTCTGGTATAAAAACAAGTGCTAAAGAACTTGAATCAATCATCCACTGTAATCAAGAGAAAATAATTATTATAGCATAATAATTCCACTCCTGATGCAGCATGAGAAAACAATCATTAGAAACCTTCACTCTTGATCACCAACAAATTCTATAGCATGAACAAAATATTTTAGAGTTCTCCATTTGCTGATGCATCATCAATTTATACTCCAAGAGCATTTGGTCAGGCAAGTGTTGCGGGAAAAGATGACAGAATAACAACATGCTAGTGTTGCTAGCGCATACATGATCTGCCAAATTTCTCACTGGATTTTTTCCCTTCCCAAATTAAATCTATTTCCATCATCAGATCTAACACCTTGCAGCAAAAGAAGAAGCAGGCTTGAGTAGATCTGTGACAACAAAGAACTGAAACCCAAATCCTAGAAACGGATGGGGAGAGGAGGATGGACAGAGAGCAAAGgagattgggaggaggaggatgctcACCAGAGAACTGCAACAAAGGTTGTTGTTGCGGTGCCAGCAGGGGAGGAGAAAATGTGGGGTTCGTGAGCCATGGCCAATGCGAAGCTGCCCACTAGGAACCGCTGGTGATTGACCATCACCCAccaggagaagaggaaggggggaggaggagagcagagagggagagagagagatagagagggcGGTGCTGGGGAGTAGGAGAGGAAGGGAGATGGGGGACACACCGCGCGATGCCCTTAGGTTGTCGAAGACCTTGAACATCCTTCTGAGCTCGACGACGACGTGCGTTGCAGCGCGCGGAAGCTGACGGTGTTGTGCTTGGCCTTCCGTAGCGCGTCGAGGAGCTCGACCGACACGCTCTGCCGCGCCCGTCCGCCACCGCCTCACCGTCAACCTCGGCAAGTCGCGCTTCCTCCGCATCCAAGGTGACGGGGACACGGCCCGTGGTCTAGCGGGGGGCTACCTGGGCAT from Panicum virgatum strain AP13 chromosome 9K, P.virgatum_v5, whole genome shotgun sequence encodes:
- the LOC120648634 gene encoding BTB/POZ and MATH domain-containing protein 2-like; the protein is MARAKFDLLDRDGKPVPSYTRTTTLSEFSPSGSGYGFTEFVKRELLEKSEHLSKDCFKISCDIIIPHELRTEDRIAKSPLGSCLAVPVPPPDLDRHLGDLLVSKEGADVTFQVAGEEFSAHRFLLAARSRVFKAELWGAMKEGAATGDCVRVDDMLPQVFKALLHFVYTDSLPQMEQEEAVMAQHLLEAADRYDMQRLRLICEDTLCRHLDVSTAATTLVLAEQHHCRALKEACIEFLVSRHALEEVMATDGFEHLVKSCPALVKEIMSKLAAR